The nucleotide sequence TCAGGTTCCCCAGCACCTAATCCAATCACATCATGCCCTTGTAATTTTAACTCTTTCGCTTTAGCCGTAATAGCAAGGGTCGATGATGGAGTAAGAGTTTTTACTCGATTTGCTAATTCCATTTTCTCATCACCTTTCTAATATAAAGATTGACGTAATCGATAATTGCCAAACTTTTCCCCATTCATAACATTATAATAGTCAAACACATACCTATCTTGATCATCTATGTATTTAATTTCCCATAGATAGGTATCGCCATTGACACCCATATTAAGGGATATAAAGGAACAGGACGAACACGTATTCATCCATTGATCCATCATCTCTTCTTCATTCATGATATTTTTTTCTAACAATAGCCGAACAGGCTTCTTTTCATCCCCTTGAGGTACAAACGCAAACCCTCTTTCTCCATCCTCAGTAGTTCCTGTCACGACATGGTAAAATTTTTCCCCGTGATAACGATCCACTTCATCTGTCGAAACAAGAGCGGTTTGATCTAATGCTTCTTGCTTGGATTGTTCAAAACCTTTTGTCTTATTATCCATGGTTTCGTTATAGATCACAATTCCATACCCAATTGCTAAGGAAAGGATCAGGAAACAAACAAGTGGGAGCCACTTTAACCACTTAGGTACGGTAGATGGTAAATACTGCTTTATCATGTTCATCCTCATCCAATGCCAATCCAAACATTAAATCTTTTTCTTTTAGAGTACGATTTAAACAATCCACAATTTTATATAAGTCTTCGGAGTGTTGAATCCTTACCGTTGATAACGTTTCGATTTTATTTTCCATCTTCAAATCCTCCTCGGGTTCACAAATATTGTTACTCATAAGACCTTTATTTTTAACCTACAATACATGTATGGTTGAAAAGAAATTCCTAACCCATTATAACAGGTTCTAAGCACCATTTTGATGGTGTTTCTAAATTTTTTCAACAAATAACCCTATCCCATACTTTTGTGCGCTTTCTTAAGCGCACTTTTTTCTTTTGTGCAGATATATGCTTGTTGGAAGAAGGAATTCCCTTCTTCCACAGCATTTAAGATAGGATATCATAATTCTCCATATCCATTTTCACAATCGTTGTTCCGATTCGTTTTAATGGATAAACATCTATCCACGATTCATTTAATCGCTCAATCAATCCTTCATTGGGTTTACACTCTTCACAGCCAAACAGAATACTGATATGCGGATCGATTTTTTCTAAAAACGATTCACTAGGAGAATTGCCTCTTCCATAATCCCCAATTTTAATAATATGGGGATCAAGCGGATATTGGCTTATTTGCTCCTCATCCTCCACAGTACTGTTACTCATATACAATACAGAAGTTTGACCAAATATAATCCCGAGGGTCATTTCTCCGGTTGATTCTGCATCCAAAACTCGAATGTGAAGATCTTTGGTCATCTCATGCATCTCCGATTGCTTCCAGTCTGTAGTAATAGTCGGGCTCACTTGGGCTTTACAGGCTTCACTTAGTTTCCCTGTGTATATGACGTTTGCGATATGATATCTTTTCGTTAATCGTTCCGTATTCCCACAATAATCAATGGTTTGTTTCGTTAAGATTAGCGTATCAATAGTTGATATTTCAAATTCCTCTAACAATGTCAGAAGCTTCTCTTCACTTTTTGGAGACCCAGTGTTGATTAGGATATTCTCTTCTTTGCCTGTTTGAATAAGAGTGGATTCTCCATCTGGTAGGCTTAGAAAGGCCATGTATAGTTCATTTTCTTTTAAAACGTCTAAGGTATCACTTTCCATTATCACTGGATATACAAGTAGTAGGGCACTACATATACTTAAAAAACAATATTTTTTCATTTTTACACCCCATATTCGGAGAGTTGTCTTTCCCACCATATAGGTTATGTAAAAATAAAAATCGTATCATAACCACTCATCTGCTTTTTTTAATAAATCGTACGTCGTACTGTACAAAATCGGAACCTTTGGTATAGAATCCACAAAGTATTTACCATATCTCGTTTTCATGATGCGATCATCACAAATGAACACAATCCCTCTATCTGTACTGGAACGGATTAATCGTCCAAATCCTTGCTTAAAACGAATAACGGCATTTGGCAATGCTAAATCCATAAATGGATTTTTCCCTGCTTCTTTTATAAATTCAGCTTTCGCTTCATAGCTTGGATGATCTGGTGGTTGAAAAGGAAGTCGAACGATAAATAAACAGCTTAAATCATTACCTGGAATGTCTACCCCTTCCCAAAATGAACTAGTTCCAAGTAATATAGCCTTGTCGTTCAATTGGAAATTCTTTTTTAGTCTGGTCCGACTTCCACTAGAAATACCTTGAGCAATAA is from Radiobacillus kanasensis and encodes:
- a CDS encoding YpmA family protein codes for the protein MENKIETLSTVRIQHSEDLYKIVDCLNRTLKEKDLMFGLALDEDEHDKAVFTIYRT
- a CDS encoding cell wall elongation regulator TseB-like domain-containing protein, translating into MIKQYLPSTVPKWLKWLPLVCFLILSLAIGYGIVIYNETMDNKTKGFEQSKQEALDQTALVSTDEVDRYHGEKFYHVVTGTTEDGERGFAFVPQGDEKKPVRLLLEKNIMNEEEMMDQWMNTCSSCSFISLNMGVNGDTYLWEIKYIDDQDRYVFDYYNVMNGEKFGNYRLRQSLY
- a CDS encoding ComEC/Rec2 family competence protein; translated protein: MKKYCFLSICSALLLVYPVIMESDTLDVLKENELYMAFLSLPDGESTLIQTGKEENILINTGSPKSEEKLLTLLEEFEISTIDTLILTKQTIDYCGNTERLTKRYHIANVIYTGKLSEACKAQVSPTITTDWKQSEMHEMTKDLHIRVLDAESTGEMTLGIIFGQTSVLYMSNSTVEDEEQISQYPLDPHIIKIGDYGRGNSPSESFLEKIDPHISILFGCEECKPNEGLIERLNESWIDVYPLKRIGTTIVKMDMENYDILS